From Phosphitispora fastidiosa:
ACTTTATGTTTAAGGGCATTGGTCATCCCCGGATCAACATGACAGGTAACGCAGTCTACCTGGCTGTGGGATGATGCTTCCCATGTGGCCACCTCAGGTTTCATTATGTGACAGGTTGCACAAAGCTTCGGAGTTGAAGTTGCATAGGTCACTCCGATAAATGCTATAATCGCAAATAAGGAGACACCCATAGCGATGATTGTGAATTTGAGTATTTTTACTTTCATGGCGGACCTCCAGGCCTGGTTAATGATTGGGCTATAGGACTAATATGGTTGCTATGTAGCCTTTATCCATGAGCCTTTGGAGCGTTCCGTTCCCGGTCAAACACAATGTTATCACAAGTCCATGGTTCAAACATGTGCCAGAAGTCCTGTAATTGCACAGTCAGAACATACTATTTATTTATACCTAAATGGGCCTGTACACAGTAAAAAGGCACATGTACTTTCATACATAGTGCCTGTACCCGCCATAACACAACCAAGATAACGGAATAATTATCATTCGTCATAAAAATCTGCCATAGTATACTTCCTTTTGGTTACCAAAGACATACCTGGAGCAGTTGTTAGTATTCATAATAAATATCCCTTTCTGTTAGATTTCTATTTAACTCCAGTCATTCCCCACGCCATAACATTGTTTTGCCGGCGGTCTGACCATCTGGAACCAGATGTCCAGTTTTACCGGGGAATTATTTGTTTTCGATTTATACTGGACAGATGAATATTTGGAAAAATAGTTGGGCACCAGATTGATAAGCTGTTTAGGTTGTACTTCTACCTCTAAGCCGTCATCCATCCAAATTTTCCTGTCAGGGCTTATCAGCATTTGGACAACTGCGGAATTGGTCTCGCATTCATTATAGATAAAATATGAAATGTAATTCAGAGCAAAGGAAACCCTCCGGGTCGGAGCCTTTTGAAAGTCATCCGAAGTTATTACCGTTTGCTTTAAATTGACAAAGGTTATTGCCAAGGGGCTCACCTCATTATGTTTCGTTGATATTACTATATGAATATTTTCGAGACGTGGTTAACTAAATCAGACAATATATCAGCGATTTTTCACCCTTATTTTGAGGAACTTCTAAAATTCAAATTTCATATAATGACTTATGGATATTAAGTTTCAGGGAGTTGTTAGAACTTGAAGAGTCAAACCGTTAGTGTTTGCCTGGTGATAGAAAACGAGGAAAAACACCTGGAGCGCTGCCTCATGAGCGTAAAAAACGTGGCAGATGAAATTATAGTAGCCGATATAGGCTCCACTGACAGTTCATTGGAAATTGCCGGGCAGTATACCGACAAGGTTTTTGAAATCCGATGGCAGGAGGACTTTAGCAGAGTCCGTAATTTTGCCCTTAATAAGGCGACCAGTGACTGGATCCTGATACTTGACGGTGATGAAGAACTTGATCAGCAGTGCATAACTGCCCTGAAAGAAAAAGTCAGTGAAGGTGACTCCGAAGGTTATCTGATAAAGGTACTTAACTATTACCAATCCGGGAACAGAGTGGAAGTTTCACCGGATGTGGTTTTCCGGCTGTTCAGGAACGACAAGGCTTACCGTTTTACCGGAGTTATCCAAGAACAAATTTGTGGCAATATTATTAAGGCCAATCCCCAAGCCAAAATTTCCATCGCGGAGGACATCTGTATAGTTCATTACGGTTATTTGGCAGAAGAGATTATAGCCAAAAATAAAGCGGCACGCAATACCAGGCTGTTGGAAAATGCCGTACAGAAAAATCCTGATGACCTGCTTAATCGCTTCCATCTTGGTTTGGAATACTTTCAAGCCGGCCAGATCAGCAGAGCTTTGGGCGAATTTCTCTATGTGCTCGACAAGGTAAATTTGCAGGCCATCTATGCTCCAAAACTCATGAGGCATGTGGCCCAATGCTACTATCTCCTGGGGGACTTTGAAGACTGCCTTAATTTTATAGAAAATATATGGATGGAACACTTTCATGATCAAGGGGACTTATATTATCTGAAAGGGTTAGTATGCAGAGCCCTTGATCGCCATGCGGATGCTTACAACGCATTTAAGCTGTGCCTTGACGTATCTGCCCAGCCGGCCTATTATGCAAACTTATACTGTCAGTATAAAGATAGAGTATATAATCAGTTGGGCGAGATAGCAGAGTTTTTCACCGACCTGGAAACCGCCTTAGAATATTATACAAGCGCTCTCCGGGAGAACCCACGGGCACTCTATTCACTTGAAAGAATAGTTTCCATTCTGAATCCAAAGGATAACCCGGATTATACCGTAACAGCTTTAAACAGCGTTTTTGACCTGACTGATCCGGGAATTCAACTCAACTTAGGCCATATCTTTTTCCGGGAAGAAGCTTACATACTGGCAGTAAAATTTTTTGATTCCGCTATGTCACAGGAACCGGCGCCGGTAGAGGTACCCCTGGTAAAAGGACTGTGCCTGATGAGGCTAAAGCAGTATCAGGAAGCCCTCGCAGAACTTGAAAAGATTCCCCCGGGCAGTAGCTTTTATGGGATAGCCCAGGGCAACATGTTTCTTTGTTACTGGTTACGCAGGCACAGCAGAAAATCGGCTGAATGCCTGAAAAACCTCAAAGCAGCCGGAACAAACCCGGGATTAGCGGAAGTATTGGATAAACTTCGAAAAAAACGGAAAGTCACTACTGATGAGTTAATAAACAGTGAACAGCAGGTTTACCGGGAATTACATGAAATATTCGAAAGACTGGTTGAGTTAGGTGAATTTGAAAGATTTGATGAGGCCTGGAACTGCTTTGCAGGGCTTTATGAGAAGCCGCCGGCTAAATTGTTCGGAGATTTATATTTTAAGTACCGTTATTACGAAAAAGCCGAAAGGGAATACCGGATTGCCCTGGAAGAGAATATCACCGATACCGAAACACTTTACCGCCTGGGCAAAACTTGCTGGGCCCTGAATAACCTCTCAGAAGCCGAAAAGTATATCTGTGCAGCGGTAGAACTGGGCTTAAATTTCCCGCGTGTTAACCGGGAGCTGGCCGGGCTGTATCAGGATCTGGCTGTTAAGACTCTGGAGGAAGGCCTTGCCGCTTACCCCGGAAACCAGGAATTATCAGTTCTCCTGAAAAACATCAAAGAAAATCCCATAGAGGTTTGAAACTGCCAGGTGATAATTCATGAACAAAAAAATTCAGCGCCTTTCCCTTTGCATGATTGTCAAAAACGAAGCGAAAACACTTCCCCGCTGCCTGAAAAGTGTCCTCAGCCTTGTAGATGAGATTGTTATTGTCGATACAGGGTCCACTGATGCAACTTTATCTGCCGCAAAAAAGTTTGGCGCACAAACATACGAATATGCCTGGAATGACAGTTTCAGCAGCGCCCGTAACTACTCCCTTGAAAGGGCAACAGGGGATTGGATACTGGTCCTTGATGCGGACGAAATACTTGTCTACGACAGCGCCAACCAATTTAAACTGCTTCTCGACAGTAATAAATATGAAGCATACTTCATCAGAATTGTAAGCCTCCTGGGAGCGTCTTATGGCATCGAAACCAGTGAAAACCTTGTATTAAGGCTTTTCCGGAACTGCCCTGAGTACCGTTTTTCAGGTGCGATTCACGAGCAGGTATATCCATCGGTAATCAACCATGCCGGAGCTGAATCAGTGACAAAAGCTCCGGTAACCATTTATCATGACGGTTATCTGCCCGAAATAATTCAAAAAAAAAATAAGACCTCGCGTAATTTGCAAATAATCAAAAAGGCCCTGTACCAAAACCCATGTAATCCATTTCTCTTATACAGCCTCGGCTGTGAATATTTTTTTTCAGAAAAGTATGCAGAAGCGCTGGAAACATTTCAGCAAGCCCTGCCTTTCATCAGTACAGGAATGGAATATATACCTGACATGGTCATCAAATTAAGTCTCTCTTACTATAAAGTGGGAAAAATACCTGAAATGCTTCGTTTATTTGACAGCCTTCGCAACATATCACCCCCATCCCCCGAATTCCTTTTTTTGGCAGGGTTGGTGAGCCTTGAATCAGGAAAACCGGCTGAAACAGAACGGAACATAAAAAAATGTCTGGAGAAATTACCCGGTACTCCCGCGTCAAATCTAAATATTCGGGAACACCAGATTTACCAGATACTAGGGGAAATCTACGAAGCAAAACAATCATGGAATGAGGCCGTCAGGTTTTATTTTCTGGCCGTGAAATCCAACCCGGTTCACCTTTATCCTCTGCAGAAAATTATTGATCTTTACAAAAGACGGAAGCCCGGCCTTCCGGCAGAAGATATCCTGGGGTTCTGCCCACCCCATCAAAAGTGCTCCCTGTTAGACAGACTGAATTGGCAAACTGAGGAAGATACAGCTATTTTACTAATTCTCAGCCTTACCCGGGACATAATGCTTAGTGATTCATATATTTGCCAATCAATTAAACCAGCAGTTATTGCTGTATTTAACAGAAAAAAAACTAAAAACGCCGGTTACCGCACCATTTCGGCTATGCACCTGACAAAAGCGGTAATGTCACTGGCAAGCTATAAATATGCGGACCCCGGATATATCATAAAAACCTGCCAAAGTCTCTCAAAGAATATCAGGGATATTTTGCTGTTGCAGCCTATCGGATTAACAGAGTTATCGGATTAACCGGGGGAAAATCTGGTGAGACATTTTTGGGAACAAGAAGCATGAAACTTGAATATTTTAATAAATGAGGATTACAAAAGTGTTTTTCCTGAGGAGGATAAGGGAATGAACCTGCGCAACAAAAAAATCCTGGTTACCGGAGCTGACGGCTTTATCGGTTCACATTTAACGGAAGAACTGCTGAGATCGGGCTGCAACGTGCGCGCTTTCGTTCTATACAATTCATTTAATTCCTGGGGATGGCTGGATGAAGCGCCCAAGTCCCTCCAGGATAATCTGGAGATATTTTCCGGCGATATCCGTGACCCGCACGGGGTTTACGAAGCTGTGAAAGGATGTGACATAGTCCTGCACCTGGCAGCTTTGGTTGCTATCCCCTATTCCTATCATTCTCCAGACACTTATATAGACACTAATATTAAAGGAACTTTAAACATTCTGCAGGCCGCCCGCAAGCTGGAAGTGGCAAAAGTCGTCCACACATCCACCAGTGAAGTATATGGTACCGCCCGGTTTACCCCTATAAATGAGGACCACCCCCTACAAGGACAGTCACCCTATGCAGCCACCAAGATTGCCGCTGATCAAATGGCCATGGCCTTTTATAATTCTTTCGATACCCCAGTTGCCATCATCCGTCCCTTTAATACTTATGGCCCCCGCCAATCGGCCCGGGCAGTTATCCCTACTGTAATAACTCAGATCGCCGGCGGGCAGCACAAAATTAAGCTGGGCTCCACTCACCCCACCCGGGATTTTAATTATATAAAAGATACTGTAAAGGGCTTTATCTCTGTAGCCGAAGCAGCTGCTACTGTCGGAAAAGTAATTAATATAGGCAGCAATTACGAGATCTCTATTGGAGAATTGGTTGAACTTATCGCCGAAGTAATGCAGGTCAGGATAGAGATCCAGACTGAGGAGGAACGGCTGCGCCCGGAAAAAAGCGAGGTGGAGCGCTTATGGGCAGACAATACCAGGGCGGAAAAGCTCCTGGGCTGGAAACCCGAATATGCCGGATATGAGGGTTTAAAGCGTGGCTTGGCGGAAACGATAAAGTGGTTTAGTCAAAGCGGGAATCTTAAAAAATACCGGCCGGAAGTTTATAACTTATGAAAAAGGAACTTGATTTAAATACAATCATCAATACTTTGCAAAGGGTTTTACCTTCGATACAAAAATCAATTGCCCTGCACGAACCGCTGTTTACCGGGAATGAATGGGATTATGTCAAAAAGTGCCTGGACAGCGGCTGGGTTTCTTCAGCTGGAAAATATGTCTCCCTCTTTGAAAAACAAATTGCAGAATACACTGGAATCAAACACGTTATAGCAGTTGTAAATGGTACAGCAGCGCTACATACCTGTTTGCAGCTAGCCGGAGTCAGAGCCGGTGACGAGGTCTTAATGCCGGCGTTGACCTTTGTCGCCACCGCCAATGCTGTCATCTATTGCGGCGCAGTGCCTCATTTTGCAGACAGTGAGGAAAAAACCCTGGGTTTGGACCCTCTCAAACTGGGCAACTATCTAAAAGATATCACTGAACTGCGGACTGTCGGCTGTTTCAACAGGAAAAGCGGTCGCCGCCTCAAAGCGGTGGTGCCCATGCACACCTTTGGACACCCGGTGGATATGGACCCCTTATTAGACGTCTGCCGGAGATTTGGCCTGGCGCTGGTAGAAGATGCGGCAGAATCTCTAGGTTCATTATACAAGGGAAAGCACACCGGAAGCTGGGGACGGCTTTCCGTGCTCAGCTTTAATGGCAACAAGGTCATTACTACCGGTGGTGGCGGGGCTGTTTTAACTAATGACTCTTCTCTGGCCGTTTTGGCCCGGCATCTGACCACACAGGCTAAACTGCCCCATCCCTGGGCGTTCCATCATGATATGGTGGGATATAACTATAGGATGCCCAATATCAATGCAGCCCTGGGCTGCGCTCAGCTCGAAAGGTTACCGGAGTTTATCAGGCAGAAAAGAGCTCTGGCTTTACGATATCAGGAAGCCTTTGCCGGAATTGAAGGGGTCCGGATATTCAAAGAGGCGGATTTTGCGCACAGCAATTACTGGCTCAATATACTTCTTCTTGATGAAGGTTACTCCGGTAAACGCGAAAAATTACTTGAATTAACTAACCGGCAGGGTATTATGACCCGCCCCCCCTGGACCCTGATGCACAAACTGATCATGTATCAGGATTGCCCAAGAATGGATCTTGCCTGTGCTGAGAGTCTGGAAAAAAGACTCATTAATCTTCCGAGCAGTGCATTTCTCGCTGAGTGAAATAGCTTTAAGGATGTGGGTAAGTTGAAACAAGAAAAGTTACTCCTGGAATTAGTACGGCAGCAGGCGGAAAAAAGTTCTTTTTACCGCAGTTTATATAAGGGACTTACCATTGATCATTTCACTGATATCCCATTTACTACCAAACGAGTGTTACTAGACGATCAATTACAGAATCCGCCTTTTGGCACCAATGTCTGCGTGGACCGTAATAAAATTGCCCGCTTGCACAGAACCTCCGGAACCACCACACGGCCGCTGACCTTGGTACTGACAGCTCATGATGTGGAACAGGTTATCCTTGCCGGCAGCCGGGCCTTTCGAACTGCCGGAATGGATGACAATGACATAGTTTTCAATTGCATGAATTATTGCATGTGGATGGGCGGCTTTATGGACCACCAGAGCATGGAAGCAACCGGAGCTGCTGTTGTACCCTACGGCGTCGGAAAAACAGAAAATCTCATCGATCTGCTTTTGGAAATCGACAGCCCGTGTCTTCACTCCACGCCTTCCTATCTTGCTGCAATTCGCAAGGTCCTGCATGAGAAATATAGTTTGCCGCCGGAACGCCTCGGACTGAAAAAAGGCTTTTTTGGCGGGGAGGCCGGCATGCAGGATGCAGGTTTCCGTAACAAAATAGAGGCTGAATGGCAAATGCAGGCAATCAATGCCAACTATGGAGTTTCAGAGGTTCTCAGTATCCTCGGCGCCGAATGCAGCCGCCGGGATGGGCTTCATTTTACGGCTTTGCCTTTTTTACATGTGGAGATAATTGACCCGGCAAGTGGAACAGGGCTGCCGCTGGCAGCGGGCAGTTGCGGTGAAATGGTCCTGACCAACCTGGTGAAAGAAGCACAGCCTTTGGTCAGATACCGTACCGGGGATATTATTGAAATTGTGGCCATAGATGACTGCCCTTGCGGAAATGAAGGCTTTCGCTTCCTAACCCGGGGGCGAAGTGACGACATGCTTGTTATTAAAGGAATAAATTTTTATCCGGAATCCCTCCGCTCCCTGCTGTCCCCCTATCCCGAGTGTACCGGAGCCTATGTTGTAATGGTCCCTAACCGACAGCCCATTGATGAAATTGCCGTCAGGGTACAAGTGCTGGCCGGAAAACAGGACCATACTACCCTGGCTGAAAAGCTTAAAAAAGAAATCCGGGATAGATTATTTATTACGCCGCAAATCACCCTGGTCGAAAATCTGGCATACGGGGAAAACAAAATCAAGCTGGTGGAAAGGTGGAATTAGCCGTGTATACACTAAAGCGGAATCAAGTCCTGCCGCAACTACCGGCCGGAGTAAAACTGAGGCACGTCCACTGGATGACAGAGCAAAAGGGAGGATAACACCAAATGCCGGATGGGAAGAAAGCCGCCTTTAAACAGAAGGTGTCGGAATACCTCAAACATCTGCTTGCCAGAATCAGGAGTGAGTACGGGGAAAAATCCCCTGAATATGATGCTATATATAACCAGTATTTCTATTCGCCGCTGGAAGACATGGTGGAGCAAGAGCATAACCTGAAGCATTACGAAGCGGCGCTCACCAGCAAGGGAGGATTACCGCGCGGCCTGGAAAGGCTGTACAAACGGCAGCTTGTGATCGACCTGACAATGGTCTGTGCTGCCCACTGCCGCTATTGCCTGCGCTCGAACTATGACCCGGTGCGAATCAAAAGAAGCGACATTGCAGGAATTGTAGCTTATATCGCATCTGATGAGTATCTGAAAGAGCTGCTGGTCACAGGCGGTGACCCCTTGATGGTGCCACATTTGCTGATGCAGTTAATTTCGGAAGTGGTCCAAAAAGCTCCCAATATTCAAATTATCCGGATTGGTACACGCCTGCCGGTTCAATCTCCGGATAAATTTGATGAAGAGCTGTTCAATTTTTTTAAGTCATATCAGGAAAGTGTCAGCTTTGAATGTGCCATTCAAATCAACCATGCCATAGAATTACAGGAACAACCCCGTAAAATTATTGAAGACCTGCAGAAATCCGGGGTCCGGATTTACAGCCAAAACGTTTTACTAAAAAATGTCAATGATAAGATCACCGCATTGGTGGAGTTATATGACCATCTCAGATATTTGGGCGTAGAAGCACATTATCTCTTTCATCCTGTTCCTTTAATCGGTACCCACCATTTCCGCCCCAGTATTGCCAAAGCCCTTTCCCTGATTAAGGAACTGACATCATCAGGCCGGATATCCGGCAGAATCAAACCAATGCTATCATTAATGACAGATGTTGGCAAAGTAACCCTCTATGAGGGGACCCTCGGCGCAAAGGACGAACAGGGTTATTTAGATATCCAAACCAATTATCAAATTGAGGACAGATTACGCTGGAACCCGGATTACCTGCTTCCAGACTCGGCCCGGGTAGATGAGTGGGGGCACATTATTGTTAAATATCTTGATGGCAGTGATGACTGATGGAAAAAGAAATGATTATCCTCATTGGCTGCGGTGAACATGCCCGCATGGTCATCGACAATATCGACCAAATGAAAGACATCGAAATATTTGGCTTAATCGCGGCAG
This genomic window contains:
- a CDS encoding DUF6385 domain-containing protein, coding for MAITFVNLKQTVITSDDFQKAPTRRVSFALNYISYFIYNECETNSAVVQMLISPDRKIWMDDGLEVEVQPKQLINLVPNYFSKYSSVQYKSKTNNSPVKLDIWFQMVRPPAKQCYGVGNDWS
- a CDS encoding TPR domain-containing glycosyltransferase, coding for MKSQTVSVCLVIENEEKHLERCLMSVKNVADEIIVADIGSTDSSLEIAGQYTDKVFEIRWQEDFSRVRNFALNKATSDWILILDGDEELDQQCITALKEKVSEGDSEGYLIKVLNYYQSGNRVEVSPDVVFRLFRNDKAYRFTGVIQEQICGNIIKANPQAKISIAEDICIVHYGYLAEEIIAKNKAARNTRLLENAVQKNPDDLLNRFHLGLEYFQAGQISRALGEFLYVLDKVNLQAIYAPKLMRHVAQCYYLLGDFEDCLNFIENIWMEHFHDQGDLYYLKGLVCRALDRHADAYNAFKLCLDVSAQPAYYANLYCQYKDRVYNQLGEIAEFFTDLETALEYYTSALRENPRALYSLERIVSILNPKDNPDYTVTALNSVFDLTDPGIQLNLGHIFFREEAYILAVKFFDSAMSQEPAPVEVPLVKGLCLMRLKQYQEALAELEKIPPGSSFYGIAQGNMFLCYWLRRHSRKSAECLKNLKAAGTNPGLAEVLDKLRKKRKVTTDELINSEQQVYRELHEIFERLVELGEFERFDEAWNCFAGLYEKPPAKLFGDLYFKYRYYEKAEREYRIALEENITDTETLYRLGKTCWALNNLSEAEKYICAAVELGLNFPRVNRELAGLYQDLAVKTLEEGLAAYPGNQELSVLLKNIKENPIEV
- a CDS encoding tetratricopeptide repeat-containing glycosyltransferase family 2 protein, coding for MNKKIQRLSLCMIVKNEAKTLPRCLKSVLSLVDEIVIVDTGSTDATLSAAKKFGAQTYEYAWNDSFSSARNYSLERATGDWILVLDADEILVYDSANQFKLLLDSNKYEAYFIRIVSLLGASYGIETSENLVLRLFRNCPEYRFSGAIHEQVYPSVINHAGAESVTKAPVTIYHDGYLPEIIQKKNKTSRNLQIIKKALYQNPCNPFLLYSLGCEYFFSEKYAEALETFQQALPFISTGMEYIPDMVIKLSLSYYKVGKIPEMLRLFDSLRNISPPSPEFLFLAGLVSLESGKPAETERNIKKCLEKLPGTPASNLNIREHQIYQILGEIYEAKQSWNEAVRFYFLAVKSNPVHLYPLQKIIDLYKRRKPGLPAEDILGFCPPHQKCSLLDRLNWQTEEDTAILLILSLTRDIMLSDSYICQSIKPAVIAVFNRKKTKNAGYRTISAMHLTKAVMSLASYKYADPGYIIKTCQSLSKNIRDILLLQPIGLTELSD
- a CDS encoding NAD-dependent 4,6-dehydratase LegB, whose translation is MNLRNKKILVTGADGFIGSHLTEELLRSGCNVRAFVLYNSFNSWGWLDEAPKSLQDNLEIFSGDIRDPHGVYEAVKGCDIVLHLAALVAIPYSYHSPDTYIDTNIKGTLNILQAARKLEVAKVVHTSTSEVYGTARFTPINEDHPLQGQSPYAATKIAADQMAMAFYNSFDTPVAIIRPFNTYGPRQSARAVIPTVITQIAGGQHKIKLGSTHPTRDFNYIKDTVKGFISVAEAAATVGKVINIGSNYEISIGELVELIAEVMQVRIEIQTEEERLRPEKSEVERLWADNTRAEKLLGWKPEYAGYEGLKRGLAETIKWFSQSGNLKKYRPEVYNL
- a CDS encoding LegC family aminotransferase translates to MKKELDLNTIINTLQRVLPSIQKSIALHEPLFTGNEWDYVKKCLDSGWVSSAGKYVSLFEKQIAEYTGIKHVIAVVNGTAALHTCLQLAGVRAGDEVLMPALTFVATANAVIYCGAVPHFADSEEKTLGLDPLKLGNYLKDITELRTVGCFNRKSGRRLKAVVPMHTFGHPVDMDPLLDVCRRFGLALVEDAAESLGSLYKGKHTGSWGRLSVLSFNGNKVITTGGGGAVLTNDSSLAVLARHLTTQAKLPHPWAFHHDMVGYNYRMPNINAALGCAQLERLPEFIRQKRALALRYQEAFAGIEGVRIFKEADFAHSNYWLNILLLDEGYSGKREKLLELTNRQGIMTRPPWTLMHKLIMYQDCPRMDLACAESLEKRLINLPSSAFLAE
- a CDS encoding phenylacetate--CoA ligase family protein, whose product is MKQEKLLLELVRQQAEKSSFYRSLYKGLTIDHFTDIPFTTKRVLLDDQLQNPPFGTNVCVDRNKIARLHRTSGTTTRPLTLVLTAHDVEQVILAGSRAFRTAGMDDNDIVFNCMNYCMWMGGFMDHQSMEATGAAVVPYGVGKTENLIDLLLEIDSPCLHSTPSYLAAIRKVLHEKYSLPPERLGLKKGFFGGEAGMQDAGFRNKIEAEWQMQAINANYGVSEVLSILGAECSRRDGLHFTALPFLHVEIIDPASGTGLPLAAGSCGEMVLTNLVKEAQPLVRYRTGDIIEIVAIDDCPCGNEGFRFLTRGRSDDMLVIKGINFYPESLRSLLSPYPECTGAYVVMVPNRQPIDEIAVRVQVLAGKQDHTTLAEKLKKEIRDRLFITPQITLVENLAYGENKIKLVERWN
- a CDS encoding radical SAM protein, whose amino-acid sequence is MPDGKKAAFKQKVSEYLKHLLARIRSEYGEKSPEYDAIYNQYFYSPLEDMVEQEHNLKHYEAALTSKGGLPRGLERLYKRQLVIDLTMVCAAHCRYCLRSNYDPVRIKRSDIAGIVAYIASDEYLKELLVTGGDPLMVPHLLMQLISEVVQKAPNIQIIRIGTRLPVQSPDKFDEELFNFFKSYQESVSFECAIQINHAIELQEQPRKIIEDLQKSGVRIYSQNVLLKNVNDKITALVELYDHLRYLGVEAHYLFHPVPLIGTHHFRPSIAKALSLIKELTSSGRISGRIKPMLSLMTDVGKVTLYEGTLGAKDEQGYLDIQTNYQIEDRLRWNPDYLLPDSARVDEWGHIIVKYLDGSDD